From one Macellibacteroides fermentans genomic stretch:
- a CDS encoding metallophosphoesterase family protein, which produces MIKRGVLIGLCLGFLLTGCDLIEYHPYDVRIDGETNINLKNIEKIQQQCAGKDTIRFAFMGDSQRWYDETADFVKHINKQDSIDFVIHGGDISDFGITKEFLWIRDIMQGLRIPYVALIGNHDILGNGKEVFEQVYGDENFAFIAGNTKFVCMNTNALEYDYSHPVPDFDFISREVADSARYSKTVAVMHVKPYDDQFNNNVARLFHAEIKKFPSLQFALHAHNHKLQTTDVFKDGIIYYGCASMKQRNYMVFTLTTNGYSYEVVNY; this is translated from the coding sequence ATGATAAAAAGAGGTGTTTTAATAGGGTTGTGTTTAGGTTTTTTGCTTACAGGTTGTGATTTAATAGAATATCATCCATATGATGTACGTATCGACGGAGAAACAAATATCAATTTAAAGAATATTGAAAAGATACAGCAGCAATGCGCCGGAAAGGATACGATCCGTTTCGCTTTTATGGGCGATTCGCAACGATGGTACGACGAGACAGCCGATTTTGTGAAACATATTAACAAGCAGGATAGCATCGATTTTGTTATCCACGGAGGGGATATCTCCGATTTTGGAATTACAAAGGAGTTTCTCTGGATCAGGGATATCATGCAGGGGCTTCGTATTCCGTATGTTGCCCTGATTGGGAATCATGATATCCTGGGTAACGGAAAAGAGGTGTTCGAACAGGTGTACGGCGACGAGAACTTTGCCTTTATTGCCGGTAATACCAAGTTTGTGTGCATGAACACCAATGCGCTGGAATACGATTATTCGCATCCCGTACCCGATTTCGATTTTATAAGCCGTGAGGTGGCGGACTCGGCCCGGTATTCTAAAACAGTGGCTGTTATGCATGTAAAGCCTTACGACGATCAGTTTAATAACAACGTAGCCCGACTGTTTCATGCGGAAATAAAGAAGTTTCCTTCGTTGCAGTTTGCTTTGCATGCCCACAACCATAAGCTGCAGACAACCGATGTGTTTAAGGATGGCATCATCTATTACGGGTGTGCCTCGATGAAGCAGCGGAATTATATGGTATTTACCTTAACTACAAACGGTTATAGTTATGAAGTTGTCAATTATTAA
- a CDS encoding acyloxyacyl hydrolase produces the protein MKTNMNNIVNRTIVAILLLTLISIDGLATDRDTTSNKIIQIIGLDLKPSYLFPTHEFFKGSNNAQKEMNSTLSGHLKYGFKFAPDSYLGNVYPYAIQGVGVGYNTFFNSSELGNPLSVYVFQTSRIANITKELSFDYEWNFGASFGWKKYDEEKNPHNKVVGSNTNAYIHLGLLLNWQLSSNTNLRGGVGLTHYSNGNTSYPNAGVNTIDASIGVIRFFRNNERSTYFPYQSRKHVFNSYINYDLILYGSTRKKGIYPEDSGPMLVPGSFGVIGLNFNPLYNFNKYFRAGVSLDLQYDESANIGKHIANEYIPGNPEDLKFYRPSFREQFSAGLSLRAEIVMPIFSINLGIGKNFLCKGGDTNSFYQTFVLKTYITDNVFLHTGYQLYRFEDPNNLMFGLGYRFNAK, from the coding sequence ATGAAAACTAATATGAATAATATTGTAAACAGAACGATTGTAGCTATTCTGTTGTTGACGTTAATATCTATAGATGGTTTAGCCACTGATCGAGATACTACTTCAAACAAAATCATACAGATTATAGGACTTGATTTAAAACCAAGTTACCTGTTCCCTACTCACGAGTTCTTTAAAGGTAGTAATAACGCCCAAAAGGAGATGAACTCTACACTATCTGGACATCTGAAGTATGGTTTCAAGTTCGCTCCTGACAGCTATTTGGGCAATGTATATCCATACGCCATACAGGGAGTAGGAGTTGGTTATAATACCTTCTTCAACTCTTCCGAACTGGGCAATCCTCTATCCGTTTACGTCTTCCAAACATCAAGGATAGCAAACATCACTAAGGAATTGTCATTCGATTATGAATGGAATTTTGGAGCTTCATTTGGTTGGAAGAAGTATGATGAAGAAAAAAATCCACATAATAAAGTTGTTGGCTCTAATACCAACGCCTATATTCATCTTGGTCTTCTGTTGAATTGGCAACTTTCTTCAAACACAAACCTGCGTGGTGGTGTGGGTTTGACACATTATTCCAATGGTAACACCAGTTATCCCAATGCAGGAGTTAACACAATTGATGCTTCCATAGGTGTGATTCGCTTTTTCAGAAACAACGAAAGATCTACATATTTTCCCTATCAATCACGCAAACATGTATTCAATTCTTATATTAACTATGACCTTATTCTCTATGGTTCAACACGAAAAAAAGGCATCTACCCTGAAGATTCAGGCCCTATGCTAGTTCCTGGTTCCTTTGGTGTTATAGGGCTAAACTTCAACCCTTTGTATAACTTCAATAAATACTTCCGTGCTGGTGTCTCTCTTGACTTACAGTATGACGAAAGTGCCAACATCGGTAAGCATATAGCCAACGAATATATTCCAGGTAACCCAGAGGATCTTAAATTCTACAGACCCTCCTTCAGAGAGCAGTTTTCGGCAGGTCTCTCATTGCGTGCTGAGATTGTTATGCCTATTTTCTCAATCAACCTTGGCATTGGAAAGAATTTCCTGTGCAAGGGAGGCGATACTAATTCATTTTATCAAACCTTTGTGTTGAAGACTTATATTACGGATAATGTTTTTTTGCATACAGGATATCAACTTTACCGTTTCGAGGATCCAAACAATCTTATGTTTGGACTTGGCTATAGATTTAACGCTAAATGA
- a CDS encoding type IV toxin-antitoxin system AbiEi family antitoxin domain-containing protein, translating to MTTLTEIGNTPVDFAVLRSMFPSHKSVNNKISELEKSGVLIRLKKGMYVVSPKESGKLLSLELIANHLYGPSYVSMESALRYFGLIPERVYANLSMTVKHSREFNNQLGRFIYTQCQKEYFPIGIRQEIHAETAFLIATPEKALCDLIIHTPNLNLRFKKEILTYLEEFLRFDMDAFYQMDYRIFEQCAEVGKKKVTFKKIVKILKP from the coding sequence ATGACAACACTTACAGAGATTGGTAATACGCCCGTTGATTTTGCAGTGTTAAGATCAATGTTTCCCAGCCATAAGTCGGTGAACAACAAAATCAGCGAATTGGAGAAGTCCGGAGTCCTTATAAGACTTAAGAAGGGGATGTATGTTGTATCGCCAAAGGAAAGCGGTAAACTTCTATCGCTGGAGTTGATAGCTAATCATCTTTATGGTCCTTCGTATGTATCTATGGAATCGGCTTTAAGGTATTTTGGGCTGATTCCGGAACGTGTTTACGCTAACCTATCGATGACTGTCAAGCACTCCAGAGAGTTTAATAATCAACTCGGAAGATTTATATATACACAATGCCAGAAGGAGTATTTCCCCATCGGTATCAGGCAGGAAATCCATGCTGAAACAGCATTTCTTATTGCTACTCCAGAAAAAGCCTTATGTGATCTGATCATTCACACCCCGAACCTGAATTTGCGGTTTAAGAAAGAAATACTTACTTACCTGGAAGAATTCCTTCGCTTCGATATGGATGCATTCTACCAGATGGATTATCGTATTTTTGAACAATGCGCAGAAGTGGGTAAGAAAAAAGTTACATTTAAGAAAATAGTAAAAATACTAAAGCCTTAA
- a CDS encoding DUF4407 domain-containing protein, with amino-acid sequence MSPWVKFGCFITGWNRNILANCTEASHKALKKYTSSMLILILLWAFTGYCFADRYVGLQWWGCIIVALVFVIIVVQIERQIILTVVKNYWVVALRVLLAFIMAILGSTIIDQIIFGDDVDKEMIDIRTEEVNRIAPARQIVIQAEIDRLSFAIDSLDKVNMQLNEEIAQRPTIMTVQSVTTEVPVVQKDGSIVKEKSNSITRTPIENPRLKQVISNEKNLEYMRKLLDEYNNKKLNVAAELKKELEAKTGFLEELKALVRIMSKSSIALGFYMFMFSFLLILELLVVICKLGDKSCDYDLIVQHQLAVKEESIRDLVKRV; translated from the coding sequence ATGAGTCCCTGGGTTAAATTTGGATGTTTCATTACCGGATGGAATCGTAATATTCTTGCCAACTGTACGGAGGCAAGTCATAAAGCATTAAAGAAATATACATCTTCGATGCTTATATTAATTCTTCTGTGGGCATTTACCGGATATTGTTTTGCAGATAGATATGTGGGGTTGCAATGGTGGGGTTGTATTATTGTTGCTCTTGTATTTGTAATAATAGTTGTGCAGATAGAAAGACAGATTATCCTTACAGTTGTAAAAAATTATTGGGTAGTAGCATTACGAGTACTTTTGGCGTTTATAATGGCGATTCTGGGCTCTACAATCATCGACCAGATCATTTTTGGAGATGACGTTGATAAGGAGATGATTGATATCAGAACGGAAGAGGTTAACCGAATTGCTCCTGCGAGGCAGATTGTAATTCAAGCCGAAATTGACAGATTGTCTTTTGCCATCGATTCATTGGATAAAGTGAATATGCAATTGAACGAAGAAATTGCGCAGCGTCCAACAATAATGACTGTACAATCGGTAACCACCGAGGTTCCTGTTGTACAGAAAGATGGTAGCATAGTAAAAGAAAAATCGAATTCAATAACGCGTACGCCGATTGAAAATCCCAGACTAAAACAGGTGATTTCCAATGAGAAGAATTTGGAATATATGAGAAAGCTGCTGGATGAATACAATAATAAAAAACTTAATGTGGCAGCCGAGCTTAAAAAAGAATTGGAAGCCAAGACCGGTTTTTTGGAAGAGCTAAAAGCTTTGGTGCGAATTATGTCTAAAAGTAGTATTGCATTAGGATTTTACATGTTTATGTTCTCTTTTCTTTTAATCCTTGAATTATTAGTAGTTATTTGTAAATTGGGAGATAAATCCTGTGATTACGATTTGATAGTTCAGCATCAGCTTGCTGTGAAGGAGGAGTCTATAAGAGATCTGGTAAAAAGAGTCTAA
- a CDS encoding Y-family DNA polymerase encodes MFALADCNNFYASCERVFKPWLRTTPIVVLSNNDGCVIARSNETKALGIKMGVPAYQIKDAIDQYGIEVFSSNYTLYGDMSNRVMSMLGSYVEEMEVYSIDEAFLHMGGFGQLDLKAYGEQIVKSVTQGTGIPISMGIAPTKTLAKVANKFAKKYPNYKGVCLIDSDEKRIKALQLTEIGDVWGIGRQHAKMLAQHGVKNAYDFAQLPKAWVRQKMTVVGERMWKELNGESCIEMELAPAPKKQICTSRSFGHMVTDFSELEEAVSTYVCMCAEKLRAQKSCAASLMVFIHTNNFRSDLPQYFKNYVIKLPVPTSSSLELVKYALMALRLIYVKGYQFKKAGVIITEIVDESAVQMDLFDNVDREKHAKIMKVMDALNSGFDHRKLSLAVQGSGRKWKLRREKLSPCYTTNLQEVIEVRTDR; translated from the coding sequence ATGTTTGCGTTAGCGGATTGTAATAATTTCTACGCAAGCTGCGAAAGGGTGTTTAAGCCCTGGCTGCGTACTACGCCCATTGTTGTACTTTCTAACAACGATGGGTGCGTGATTGCACGCAGCAACGAAACCAAGGCCCTGGGCATTAAAATGGGGGTGCCTGCCTACCAGATTAAGGATGCGATTGACCAATATGGCATTGAAGTGTTTTCCAGCAATTATACGTTGTACGGGGATATGTCGAACCGGGTGATGTCTATGTTGGGTTCGTATGTGGAGGAGATGGAGGTATACTCCATTGATGAAGCTTTTCTGCACATGGGTGGTTTCGGCCAACTGGATCTGAAGGCGTACGGCGAACAGATTGTAAAGTCGGTAACCCAAGGTACGGGTATACCTATCAGCATGGGGATTGCGCCTACCAAAACCCTCGCCAAGGTGGCCAACAAGTTTGCCAAAAAATATCCCAACTACAAAGGGGTATGCCTGATTGATTCTGACGAGAAGCGTATCAAGGCGCTGCAACTCACGGAAATTGGCGATGTGTGGGGTATAGGCAGGCAGCATGCTAAGATGTTGGCTCAACACGGGGTGAAGAATGCCTACGATTTCGCTCAGCTTCCCAAGGCCTGGGTAAGGCAGAAGATGACTGTGGTGGGCGAACGTATGTGGAAAGAGCTGAACGGAGAGTCGTGTATTGAAATGGAACTGGCCCCTGCACCTAAGAAGCAGATCTGTACTTCGCGCTCGTTCGGCCACATGGTAACGGATTTCTCCGAACTGGAAGAGGCTGTGTCTACCTACGTATGTATGTGTGCCGAGAAACTACGTGCTCAAAAATCGTGTGCTGCTTCGCTCATGGTTTTTATTCATACCAATAACTTCCGGAGTGATCTGCCTCAGTATTTTAAGAATTATGTAATCAAGTTGCCTGTTCCCACCAGCAGTTCGCTGGAGTTGGTAAAGTATGCCCTTATGGCGCTACGCCTTATTTATGTAAAAGGCTATCAATTTAAAAAAGCAGGGGTGATAATCACCGAAATAGTGGACGAAAGCGCCGTGCAGATGGATCTGTTTGACAACGTAGACCGCGAAAAGCACGCCAAGATCATGAAGGTGATGGATGCTCTGAACTCCGGCTTCGACCACCGCAAATTAAGCCTTGCCGTACAAGGCTCCGGCCGCAAATGGAAGCTCCGCCGCGAGAAACTCTCACCCTGCTACACCACCAACCTGCAGGAAGTTATAGAGGTGCGTACGGATAGATAA
- a CDS encoding LexA family protein produces MNTKNSKSELDIFKVDTSSSVELPFVEEGIRAGFPSPAQDYLDLSIDLNHELVKHPSTTFYGRVKGDSLLEADIHDGDLLIIDKSLEPRNGDLAVCCVDGEFTLKYIQIEQDAVWLIPANKEFQPIKVTAGNEFIIWGIVTYSIKKHRNTRR; encoded by the coding sequence ATGAACACGAAGAATAGTAAGTCGGAATTAGATATCTTTAAAGTTGACACATCCAGTAGTGTGGAACTTCCGTTTGTGGAAGAGGGGATCCGGGCGGGTTTTCCCTCTCCGGCACAGGATTACCTTGATTTAAGCATCGACCTGAATCACGAGCTGGTGAAACATCCCTCTACTACATTTTACGGCCGGGTGAAAGGTGATTCCTTGCTAGAAGCTGATATTCACGACGGCGATCTGCTGATTATCGACAAGTCGCTGGAACCTCGTAACGGGGATTTAGCAGTCTGTTGTGTAGATGGGGAGTTCACCCTCAAATACATCCAGATAGAACAGGATGCGGTATGGTTGATACCTGCCAATAAAGAATTTCAACCAATAAAGGTGACTGCCGGAAACGAATTTATCATCTGGGGTATTGTTACCTATTCCATCAAAAAGCATCGAAATACAAGGAGATAG
- a CDS encoding SOS response-associated peptidase — protein MCFYNSMSKKAQQLAARYGRKSDIIEIAREILEEQYRQSAFTNPDCAVVTTSESLEVRKWGLIPFWCKTPEDADKMRKFTYNARSETVFELPSFRGPILSKRCIVPSTGYFEWRHEADGTKTPYFIFVRDLEIFSFAGVCDTWQNKLTGEVLNTFSILTTQANQLTGFIHNNPKTGNRMPVILHVEEEEKWLDPSLKRPDIAAMLRTFDSERMDAHTVKSDFLKKNPKDSSILL, from the coding sequence ATGTGCTTTTATAACAGTATGAGTAAGAAGGCGCAGCAGTTGGCGGCGCGGTATGGACGGAAATCAGATATAATCGAGATTGCTCGCGAGATATTGGAAGAACAGTACAGGCAATCGGCTTTTACCAATCCCGATTGTGCGGTGGTAACGACTTCCGAATCCCTCGAGGTGCGTAAATGGGGGTTGATTCCCTTTTGGTGTAAGACACCGGAGGATGCAGATAAGATGCGGAAGTTTACCTATAATGCACGGTCGGAAACTGTATTTGAACTCCCTTCCTTCAGAGGGCCGATTCTTTCTAAACGTTGCATTGTTCCTAGTACGGGCTACTTTGAATGGCGGCACGAAGCCGATGGAACAAAAACACCTTACTTTATTTTTGTACGGGATTTGGAGATATTCTCCTTTGCCGGGGTGTGCGACACCTGGCAGAACAAGCTGACCGGTGAGGTTCTAAATACCTTCTCCATCCTTACCACCCAGGCCAATCAACTGACAGGCTTTATTCATAACAACCCTAAAACGGGTAACCGGATGCCTGTTATCCTACATGTTGAAGAGGAGGAGAAGTGGCTGGATCCATCATTAAAGCGCCCCGATATTGCTGCCATGTTGCGCACTTTTGATTCCGAACGGATGGATGCCCATACCGTTAAAAGTGATTTTTTGAAGAAGAATCCCAAAGATTCGTCTATTCTGTTATAG
- a CDS encoding glucosaminidase domain-containing protein, protein MIKEIFVQQFYPLAQAAGKLFNINPVVVLAQAAIESGWAESRLSKDYNSFFGITGYGGPTDYWAGEKIRLNETGLLFRSYASARDSFFDFCRLIRSSYTVAANVSNVPAAYAQEIAYSRYISEVNGDNRQNYKRMLIRISTDMERLIALQFPEHKD, encoded by the coding sequence ATGATAAAAGAAATTTTTGTACAGCAATTTTATCCCCTGGCCCAGGCGGCGGGGAAACTATTTAATATCAATCCGGTGGTGGTGCTTGCCCAGGCCGCCATCGAAAGCGGATGGGCGGAAAGCAGATTATCCAAAGATTATAATTCCTTTTTTGGAATAACCGGCTATGGTGGCCCGACCGATTATTGGGCAGGCGAAAAAATAAGGCTCAACGAAACGGGATTGCTGTTTCGCAGCTATGCTTCGGCAAGGGATAGCTTCTTCGATTTTTGCCGACTCATACGAAGCTCGTATACCGTTGCCGCAAACGTAAGCAATGTACCTGCCGCCTATGCCCAGGAGATAGCCTACAGCCGATACATCAGCGAGGTAAACGGCGACAACCGCCAAAATTACAAACGCATGCTAATACGGATTTCCACCGATATGGAAAGGCTGATAGCGTTGCAGTTTCCGGAACATAAAGATTGA
- a CDS encoding HU family DNA-binding protein → MALQFTVVRRKDMRKNAAADSKLFYGQTKASMKMDFDKFCEAVGDYCTASSADVKAVLDATTHTLASRLAEGYVVQLQDLGNFQMLAGSGGADTEEDFSSVMFKRPKIVFRPGAKLRYIINNAKFEKQVVKTITVEEKCDKEHVY, encoded by the coding sequence ATGGCTTTACAATTTACCGTTGTACGACGGAAGGATATGAGAAAGAATGCTGCGGCAGACAGTAAATTATTTTACGGTCAGACCAAGGCGAGTATGAAAATGGATTTTGATAAATTCTGCGAGGCAGTGGGCGATTACTGTACCGCCTCCAGTGCGGATGTAAAAGCGGTGCTGGATGCCACCACCCATACCCTGGCCTCCAGGCTGGCAGAAGGCTATGTGGTCCAACTTCAGGATCTGGGGAATTTCCAGATGCTGGCCGGCAGCGGGGGAGCAGATACGGAGGAGGATTTTTCCTCTGTGATGTTCAAGAGACCGAAGATCGTGTTCCGTCCGGGCGCTAAGTTGCGTTATATCATCAATAACGCAAAGTTCGAAAAGCAGGTGGTTAAAACGATAACCGTAGAAGAAAAGTGCGATAAAGAGCACGTGTACTAA
- a CDS encoding DUF4248 domain-containing protein codes for MKVFTIKSYGFGELSSLFSPDINMASASKQLKRWITANPKLLHLLQQEGWEKGHKRLTPKMVQHIVSVLGEP; via the coding sequence ATGAAAGTGTTCACTATTAAAAGTTATGGTTTCGGGGAGCTATCTTCCCTGTTTTCGCCCGATATAAACATGGCCTCGGCCTCCAAACAACTTAAACGCTGGATTACCGCCAACCCCAAACTCCTCCATCTCCTCCAACAGGAAGGATGGGAAAAAGGGCACAAACGGTTAACCCCCAAAATGGTGCAACACATCGTTTCCGTACTGGGAGAACCCTGA
- a CDS encoding replicative DNA helicase, translating into MNNISLEFKEEISLLCALITGQTCMGDIYPRLKPEHFDSKPFGFVYEASVNLYNNGIPMDLTLLEEEMRRIDPAYYNEINGIDAVKDYFGLVLDGCNVRMYADHIIEGFQRRKFSTLSTEMRAKAVQYNLSMKQILEDTTLKMQQISCVGVDNSTIRQVSQIGEEVIAKHERMLQQDVHSVGLSTGLKGLDEIIGGLLPGEVPCIGARPGQGKSALALFIALQVAMSGHPVYFITLEMSLEQLYGRILLSLSEVSAANLRQHGLTVTEIEAVRNLNKTKLAELPLYIDYIPSARVEDIRSKVKLARNRNQCDLVVLDYLHQLELESDANNNHATTLGFAIKRIKDLAIEEHIPILLLSQLNRDIEKRTDSKDPRMSDLRDSGVLEQAADIVIFINRPEQQGKTKDVNGESLAGIGFLKVAKNRNGSTGITRFRYNENMTRLSDY; encoded by the coding sequence ATGAATAACATTTCATTGGAATTTAAAGAAGAGATTTCCTTACTTTGTGCCCTTATTACGGGTCAGACCTGCATGGGTGATATCTACCCCCGACTTAAACCGGAGCATTTCGACAGCAAGCCCTTCGGCTTTGTGTACGAGGCTTCCGTTAACCTGTACAACAACGGTATTCCCATGGACCTTACCTTGCTTGAGGAGGAGATGCGGCGCATCGATCCGGCCTATTACAACGAGATAAACGGTATCGATGCCGTAAAGGATTATTTCGGATTGGTGCTGGACGGATGCAACGTGCGGATGTATGCGGATCATATCATCGAAGGGTTTCAGCGGCGTAAGTTCTCCACACTTTCTACCGAGATGCGCGCCAAAGCGGTGCAGTACAACCTTTCCATGAAGCAGATTCTGGAAGATACGACGCTGAAGATGCAGCAGATCAGCTGCGTGGGAGTGGATAATTCAACCATCCGCCAGGTGTCTCAGATTGGGGAAGAGGTGATTGCCAAACACGAACGGATGCTGCAACAGGATGTGCATTCGGTGGGATTGTCCACCGGTCTGAAAGGGTTGGATGAGATAATAGGCGGTCTGCTGCCCGGCGAGGTGCCCTGTATCGGCGCACGACCGGGACAGGGGAAGTCGGCTTTGGCACTCTTTATTGCCCTGCAGGTGGCGATGAGCGGACATCCGGTGTATTTTATCACCCTCGAAATGAGTCTGGAACAGCTTTACGGTCGTATCCTGCTGTCGCTCTCCGAGGTATCGGCCGCCAATTTACGTCAGCATGGACTTACCGTTACCGAGATCGAGGCGGTTCGCAACCTCAATAAAACCAAGTTGGCCGAGCTGCCGCTGTATATCGACTACATTCCTTCGGCACGGGTGGAGGATATCCGGTCGAAGGTTAAGCTGGCGCGCAACCGCAACCAGTGCGATCTGGTGGTGCTGGACTACCTGCATCAGCTGGAGCTGGAGAGCGACGCCAATAACAACCACGCCACCACGTTGGGTTTTGCCATCAAGCGCATCAAGGATCTGGCCATCGAGGAGCACATCCCCATCCTGCTGCTTTCGCAGCTGAACCGCGACATCGAGAAACGTACCGATTCAAAGGATCCCCGTATGAGCGACCTGCGCGATTCCGGTGTACTGGAGCAGGCGGCGGATATCGTAATCTTTATAAACCGCCCCGAACAACAGGGTAAAACCAAGGATGTAAACGGTGAATCGCTTGCCGGGATAGGCTTCCTTAAAGTAGCGAAAAACCGAAACGGAAGCACGGGCATCACCCGTTTCCGTTACAATGAGAACATGACACGCCTGAGCGATTATTAA
- a CDS encoding CHC2 zinc finger domain-containing protein: MSIDYEQQTRDLKDSLCIEKVIGAYVHLQQKFGGKYIGLCPFHDDSHPSMHVHQGKQIFKCFACDAGGDVFSFIQQYERCSFVDAVKLLRERWGNGSEPLVMHTPRKVEKKPVVELPPAQQEAIEAANIRFLKSLSGFHPEVASQYDPDFAQTNGTGLDKPMDSEMKLSGVKAIEPSGKYHPDCHGIAQTYIDYEVGMAGMSVLHGFSAMAGRIIFPIRDAGGRLVGFAGRTTFNPTQEEKKHVQKYLNSKSDGLYKKSETLYGLFQAGNAIRNEGFCFLTEGYKDVLSMVAAGYPNSVAQCGAAFTNEQALLLKQYTNRVAVLMDADERGREIAAKAIHVLQSNGLQTCDLVLPPGEDPDSLFRRLGRQSFRAIIRESQLTDQIQSTTPKSELPLQATEEFGTLISDRPRLEAREAELRKQIGKLYDKRFITGAGPDRIQLNIDLMHLHTQLKQIGKQLNRPKVWH; encoded by the coding sequence ATGAGTATCGATTACGAACAACAGACCCGCGACCTGAAGGATTCGCTTTGCATTGAAAAGGTGATTGGCGCCTACGTGCACCTGCAACAAAAGTTCGGCGGCAAATACATCGGGCTTTGTCCCTTTCACGACGACAGTCATCCCTCTATGCATGTACACCAGGGGAAGCAGATCTTTAAATGCTTTGCCTGCGATGCCGGGGGCGATGTGTTTTCATTCATTCAGCAATACGAACGTTGCAGCTTTGTGGATGCCGTAAAGCTACTGCGCGAACGGTGGGGAAACGGTTCGGAACCGCTGGTGATGCACACACCTCGCAAAGTGGAAAAGAAGCCGGTGGTGGAACTTCCCCCTGCCCAACAGGAGGCCATCGAAGCCGCCAACATCCGCTTCCTGAAATCCCTCAGCGGATTCCACCCCGAAGTGGCCAGCCAGTACGATCCCGACTTTGCACAAACAAACGGTACCGGCTTAGATAAGCCCATGGATTCCGAAATGAAGTTGAGCGGAGTGAAAGCCATTGAGCCATCGGGGAAGTATCATCCCGATTGCCATGGCATCGCACAGACGTATATAGATTACGAAGTGGGTATGGCAGGGATGTCCGTGCTTCACGGATTTTCGGCCATGGCGGGACGTATTATCTTTCCCATCCGCGATGCCGGCGGCAGACTGGTAGGCTTTGCCGGACGGACCACTTTCAACCCCACACAGGAGGAGAAAAAGCACGTACAAAAGTATCTGAACAGTAAATCGGACGGATTGTATAAAAAGAGCGAAACCCTGTATGGATTGTTTCAGGCAGGCAACGCCATCCGCAACGAAGGATTCTGCTTCCTGACCGAGGGCTACAAAGACGTGTTGTCCATGGTGGCGGCAGGCTATCCCAATTCGGTGGCACAGTGCGGTGCAGCCTTTACCAACGAACAGGCTTTGTTGCTGAAGCAATATACCAACCGCGTGGCCGTATTGATGGATGCCGACGAGCGAGGTCGCGAAATTGCCGCCAAAGCTATCCATGTATTGCAAAGCAACGGCCTCCAAACCTGCGACCTGGTACTCCCTCCGGGCGAAGACCCCGACTCCCTTTTCCGCCGACTGGGCCGCCAATCCTTCCGCGCCATCATCCGCGAATCCCAACTAACCGACCAAATCCAATCCACCACCCCCAAAAGCGAATTGCCTTTGCAAGCCACAGAAGAATTCGGTACGCTGATAAGCGACCGCCCCCGACTGGAAGCCCGCGAAGCCGAGCTACGCAAACAAATAGGAAAACTATACGACAAGCGATTCATAACCGGAGCCGGCCCCGACCGCATCCAACTCAACATCGACCTGATGCACCTGCACACCCAACTAAAACAAATAGGCAAACAACTAAACCGCCCCAAAGTCTGGCATTAA